The Nitrospirota bacterium DNA window GCCTGGTAGGGCGAGGGGTTGAAGCAGGTCCAATCGCGGGTGAACATCCCGCTTTGCGGCGTGAACCGAGTCCACCACATCCGGTTGGTTATGGGATTGAACTCTTCCGCGTCGGCGCCGTTATTGTGATTGAGGACCAGATCGGCGTAGACCTTCATCTCCCTGTCATGCGCCGCCCGGATCAGCGACCGGAGGTCCTCTTCCGAACCGAACCAGGTCCGCACCTCGTCTTCGTTGTCTATTTTTCTGACGGCCTTCTGCGGGTATTTCCCCAGGTCATAGTAGTCATAGACGTCGTATCCCATCGACATGCCGCCGACGTTCGCCGCCTTGCTCGCGGGAGGAAGCCAGAGCACGGTAAAGCCTGCTGACTTTAATGATGGAATTTCGTCCCTGACGTGCTTCCACCACTGGTATTCCTTCCCTTCCATCCTGGGACAATCCCAGTAAAAAGCCTGCATGATCACGCCCATGGAAATCTCCTTTGCACGCGTTTACGAGTGGAAGCGTGCATGCGGGTTTTCTACACATCGCCGCATCATCGCATCCACACATCAACGTATCACCGCATCAACGCATCACATCCAGGGTACAGGCCCCTACAGAATCAGGGCCGTTGTTGCGCCTGTCGCGTTCCGCTTGAAGGGTTGTAAAGTCGTTCATGATTCTCCGGAATAAAGACTGCGTGGAAGGGCTGCAAAATAGTGCAACTGATCGATCGAACCGTAAGAAGAATATAACAGAACAAGGGAAATTGCAAGGGGAGATGAGATGAGCATGGAGCAGAGGGCAGAGTACCTAACAAAGGAGGGTGGAGGGGATTGCGTGCGGAGTTAAGTGCTCTGCCATTCCGGTCAAAAATAAAAAGCCCCTTTTCCCAAGGGGCTTTTTACTTCATTGGACTTTGTTGGATGGTGAAATGGTGGAGGCGGCGTCCATAAAATAGTTTGTCCAATTCTGCGATACTACGAACATATTTTACCGAGATATTACAATGTACCCCAGATAGCTACCCCCAAAATGCTGGATGCGGTGAGGTCTTGTTGGACTAATTCGGTCTTCATAGTACAACAACCTGCCTTGTTGAACCTGCATACTTAGAATGCGCGGAGAGAAGCGGTTCTCGTTTTCTTTTTTACTTTTGTTCATTCCGGCATTGCGCTAAAATCAGCGCCATGAAGTTCGAGTCTGCTGTTAATACCATGAATAGCCTTCTGGCAGCGAAACAACCTCAAACATTTAATCGTGCGTGGGTACGTGTAAATGCCCCTTGCGTCTATCGCTTCATCCAAAAGGAAATCCGAATAGAAAGCGGCGGCATAGACTGGGACCGAATTACTCGCGCCTTAAATCCCAAATATCAAAAGCAATGGACCGGGTCACTACGTAAGACAGTAAAGCCATATCGGAACAAGGCCGAGGTTGATATTGTTTTACAGCAATACAGCGATAAGCTTTATACCTTCATTACCTCCGAAAACAGAAATGATGAACATATTCGGGATACCATCAGCATCTCACTCGCAAGGATTGCTCAGAAAGGAAACATAACGGCCAAACAGGAGATTATGAAGCTGCTGAACTTCACAGTAGATGACTGGATCGAAAGGAATCCAAAATTGTCCGGTTGGCGAGGATATGACCAAATGATTCAGGTCCGGCTTGACTGCTGCATACGTCGTTACAGGTATTCAGGGTCATTCATGCGCTACGTCTTCAAAACGCTTGAATATGCTGCCAAAGGGCTAACACCACTAATCGCTTATTCTTTGGACGACTCCGCACATCTCGGAAGGCGGATATGAGTAGAGCAGGTTTAGTCCAATGTATAACCGATATCCCTAAAACCTCGCAGACGCTTTTTATGCATCCTGAGCAATTTTGGCACATTGGCATCGATATAATCGTACACTCGAACTTCATGCTTCCCCGGATGCTCCCGGTGTATCCTCCCCGCGTACTGCACAATCGTGCCCTTCCAGGAAAAAGGCATGGCGAGAATCAGCGTATCAAGATGGGGATCATCGAAGCCTTCTCCGAGGTAACGACCAGTTGCCGCAATGAGCCGCACTTCGCCTTCCGGAATTGCCGCGAGTCTTGCCATGGTTTCACGCCGCCCTTTAGCAGACAGTCTGCCGCTTAAAACAATAAGGTGCTTCACGTCGTCTCGTAATCCATCCGCGAGGATGTCCAAATGCTCTTTCCGCTCAGTCAGGAGCACTGGGAATCTTCCGTCCTTGAGTGCCTGCTTTACATCGGCAAGAATAAGAGCGTTTCGCTTCTTATCGTTAACGAGATTCGCGAAAATGTCCTGAATCGCGGCATCAGGATTTTCCATGGTAAATTCAGTTGTTCTGCAGATCAGTTGGTGCTTGAACTGCGTTCTTGCCTCTTGGCTTTTCGGATGAACGGAAAAGCGGACTGGTCCGCACTGCATATGAATGATCGGCTGGTGCCCGTCCCGTCGATACGGTGTCGCCGTCAAACCGACAACGTATCGCGCTTTTACCTCATTCAAGACGCGCTCAAAGGAAACAGCCGGAAGATGATGGCATTCATCCACTATCACCTGACCATAGTTGGCCACCAGATCGCTAACCTCGTCTTTTCGAACGAGGCTCTGGATCATGGCAACATCCAGTTTTCCGTTCGGCTTGTTCTTGCCTGACCCGATCTTGCCGATTTCTTTCGGATCAATTCCGAGAAAGAGAGAAAGCCTTGCGATCCACTGATCCAGAAGCTCTTTCCTATGGACAAGCACAAGCGTACTGCATCCTCTCGAGGCAGTGAGATACGCGCCGATTACGGTTTTGCCGAATCCCGGAGGCGCAGACAGGACGCCGTTGTCGTACTTAAGGATTTCGTTGATAGCCTCTTGCTGTGGTTCTCTGAGTGTTCCTTGAAAAACAAACAAGAGATGATCGGAAACAACGCGTTTATCCTCAAGTAACAGCTTGACGCCATGTTCTGAAAATAGCTCGCGGACATCGTCAATGCAGCCTCTTGGGACGGCAATATGTTCGGGAAGCTCTTCAAAGCAGGAAATCACACGCGGTATCCGGGCCGTTGAGAGACGCAAGTTCTGCTTCTCATAAAACATGGGATTTTGAAACGAAGCTAACCGTTTGATGCGGGTCAAAAAAGTTGATGGCAAATCCTTCTTTTCGATAAAGAGACGCTGAGCAAAAACGCCGTGCGTTTCAGATGGAAAATTCCCGCTGATTTTCTTTTTCGGTATCTTCTTTGACGCTGGCCGGTTCCAAGGAGAATGATCGTCCCCGTCTTCGGCAACATCTCTTGGCACCCCGAGCACATCGCCCTGCCATATCGCCTCAGTGGCGATCCGCCGGAGGACGTCCGACGACAGTCGTCCGAGTGATGCAAGATAAGCCCATTGATCTTCAAAGGGGGTGAAGTTTTCATCGAGAAACACAGTATTGCCTTTTTGTCGCGGTTCCTGTTGAAACGGCAGCGCGATCAGATTCCCGAATCCACCCTTGGTCAGTGTGTCCTGGCTGGGAAACAACCGGTCGTAGGATTCCATGCTGAGTTGATGACGCCTGCTCATGGTTACCGTGATCAGGTAACATCCCATCGTTCGCGCTGTAGCTGCCGGCACAGGTTCAGTAAAAAAAAACCATGCGTGCGCTCCGTTTCCCGAACGCGAACGCTCGACAGCTACTGGAATGCTCATACTTTGACAGGTTTCACGGAAAGCGCGGACATCGTCCATCCATGTATCCTTGTCGAAGTCAGCAGCAAGAAACCAGCAGGTATCGTCGGGCAGCATGGGGTAAACACCGATTACATGACGCCCCTGAAGGTGATCCGTGATAACCTGGTCGGTTACTGGAAGGAATTTACGATTGGAGCATTCGCTGCATTTTACCGGCGGCTTGTGCGTCTTTCCGCACGTGACGGAAATCCAATCATTCGAACAGGCGGGAGAATAACCTTTCTTGCCGGCACGGCTCGTCCATAATTTCGGAAAGATGTCCTCCCTCCCCCGAAATAGCGAGCGGAACAATGACACTTTTTCCTGCGGTGTTCTGGTAGCGTAGGGTATCGACTGATCGGCGTATGCTGCTTCCAGCACGGCAAGTTGCTGTTTGAGGGCATTGAGCCTTGAAAGCGCCTGTTCGCGTTCGCTGTCCAGCTTGGAAAACAGCGCTTCTACTTTTGCTATCGCATCGAGAAGTTCTTTCTTGTTAGACATTGATTCTCAAAATCAGAGCGCGGCGAAAGCATCAAAAACAGGCGAAGGGGGAGCATCGCGGAGGTGTCGAGAAGATAAAATGCGATCAAGGACGAGTACTCGACCATGTCGGACATGGTCAAAAAAGTCGTGCAGTAAACCTCATCCTACTGATGCTTCTTCTCGAACAAAGCGATCTCTTTATAAAGATCGGCAACGCGCTTGCCTTTTACGGCACTCTTCCTGATTTTTGCGTAATCTCCGTATCCTGTTTCAGACTGCATTATAAATCGCGTTGCATTGACCAAGCCAAGATTATTTACCAATGCCTCCCAGCCTGCATCTCTCAACGCGTAGCCGCTCAGGTTTCTCTGATGTGTTTTAAGCATTTTTAAACACCTCCTCTACTAGAAATTCAAGGGGACTGCATACCGACAATGAAACCGCATTTCGCTCTTTCTTGGCTTTCCTGACGAATGTATCATCACAGGTGATAAAGTATTCCACGCCGCCGGATTCAGCACAAGCGAGATGCATTGCATCGAGCGAATCAAAACCGAACTCTTCCAATGTGGTTGCTTTCTTCTTGATCGCATCGCTCATTTTCACGGTCTGCGACGCGAGAGCAACATAATGGGAAACCCGTTCTTTGCGCTCAGGAAAAGGTGACCGACTGTTCTCATAAGCCAGCACCTATGAACTAATTATACTGAACGCACCAGCCATCGTTTTTTCTAAAATTGACAAAAAAGCCTCCGCCTCAAGCCTAATCCTAGCTTGGCTTTGGTCATCAAAAGGCCGGTTATACACGCTGGTATCCAGATATATTTTTATGCGTCGTCTCATACTCAAAAACCAAAGAGCCAGTCTGTGTATAGAATAGCATGATTCATTACACAATGACAAGCGACAAATGCACTCTATCTATAAGTACCGCTACCTCGTCCCGTGTTTGAAAGAACGGACCATTGAACAGTTTGTCCAATCACCTGAATTACTGCCTATAATTAGAAATCAAGTTATTACAATATACCCCAAAAACTACCCTAAATTGTGAGTGCTGGAAAACAAAAAAAGAGCTAAATCCTTTAAGGACTTAGCTCTGGTCTCCACCTGAGTCCGATGGAGAGTTTCGCTGAAAATCAAAATATAACTGCAAAATCAAGTAGTTATGGTGGAGGCGGCGGGAATTGAACCCGCGTCCGAAAATCGTCAGCCGAAAGCTCATACATGCTTATCCCCTCGTTTTAAGCTCTCGCCTCATCCGGCGCCTTGGGGAAAGCTTCGGAATCGGCCAGCCCGGTTTTTCTTATCTTCCCGCCCCGGACGGCGTCGGGAAGACCAGCCTGGTTTTTGACGTTTCTGCGACTGTTCAGGCGCCGGCCGCGAAACGCGCTACCTAATTAGGCAGCGAGTGCCAGTTCTTGATTATTGGCAGTTGATCTTTACCATGTGTTTAACGAGCCCCATGGTACCTCGGCATGCAACTCCCGACCTCTGTATCCCCGTCGAAGCCTGTCGCCCCCCTTTTCTTTAAAGACAGTTCAATGTTCAAAGTTAACTCTGAACCCTGACCCCTGAACCCTGAACCCCTGAACCCATTACATACTACTTCATTCCTCTTCGCTATTCAACAGCCTTTTCACCTCACTGTCGCTTATGCCGCTGATGCGGACGATCTTTTTCCGTGACGTGTGGCCGGAAACGATCTCAACATTGGATTTGGGGATAGACAGGGTGGTAGCGAGGAACTTCACTAACGCCTCGTTGGCAGCGCCGTCGACCGGCGGAGCGGTGAGTCTGATCTTGAGCCCGCCGCTATCCATCGTGACGATCTCGTTCTTCGAGGCGCGGGGCTGGATCCGTATTGAGACGGTAACCGGCGGCTCCGGACCTTTATTCCTGGGCAGGCTTTTCTTCAGTGACAACGCCGGCCTCCTCAAAGGTGACCATTTCCCGGTGCATCTCGATGATCTTCTTGATGTCCTGTAAGAAGTGATGCTTCCGGCGCTTCAGCTCCTGGATATCCACATCCAGCTTTGCCTTTTCATCCTGGGCGTTGTTCAGAAGCTGCAGCCGGCGCACCTCCGCTTCCTTGATAATGACGTCCGCCGCGCTGCGCGCGCTTTCCTTCTGGTTCTCCATGAGCTTCTGGGTCATCAACAACGTGTTCTTGACGATCTCTTCCCGCTCGTTCAGTTCGCGCAGGCGCTGATCATAGTCCTGGCGGAAATCCCGCAGTTCCGTTACCTCCCGCAACAGTGTTTCCATCTCGTCCCGCACCAGGTCGAGGAACATCTCGACCTCGGTCCGCTCATAGCCGCGGAAGACCACATGGAACCGTTTCTGCTGGATGTCGATCGGTGTTACCCTGATTTCGTTCGTCATACGAGAGCCTCCTTGAACGTGGGCCATATTGTCAAAATCAACCACAGAGACCACACAGTTTCGAACAACTGAAAAACCCCGCATGCTTAGCACGGCAGAGCGGCGAGCTGCCCAAAAAAATACAACGGGAACTATTGCTGATTCTTCTCCTGTCACCTTTCTTGCGTGCCCAAGAAAGGTGACCCAAAGAAGGGCACCCGACGAAAATTCTTCACGGTGTGCTCAGTCGTCCTCAGTACATTTCGGAAACTCGCCCTGCGGGCTCAGACAGTCCAAAATGCTTAACCCTCGGACTCGGTCGCACGCCTAAATTTTCGAATGGGGGTAAAGCAAAAAAGCCTTGTTTTACCCCAATCCCGCACGTTCCCGGAGCGGCCCTTACGACATTATTGGGCACCCGTCTTGGCCTAAGGAAGCGTCCCGCAGGGCGAACGCGTTGTACTGCCTGCACCCAGCGCTTACGAGTGCTACGTCGCGAGTGCAGGGTGTCTGAGGCCGCAGGCCGAGTTTACGCGGGCGAGCGGACGTGGCCTTAGACGGGTCAAAAATGTCGTTCAGGACGCGAAGGGGATATAACCCGACGTCCAGTTTGAGAAAAATTATCGCGCAGTTTGAGAAAAACAGGGGCTGAGGGTGCCTTTTGTTTCAAATTTAAACACAATTCAGGCCCTCTATAACCTCTCTTTAATGGTCTTTTACTACCATATATAAGGGCGGTTTGCAACCCCAAAAAATACCCCTCAAAGCCCTTCCCTGAAACCCTATCTGGCCCTCGGTTTGAAGTTCATAATTAAGAGCTCCCGCATGCCCTTCTTTGCTCCCGTTTTGCCTGCTGAGTACTGGGTTGTAACTGACTGTATCCGGAACTCTTTGTAGAGGGCACGGATCTCGGGAACATCGTTGATTGACATGATAAACTTACCCTTCACGGTGCGCAGGAGGTCACGTAGTTTCTCGAAATCATCCCGGCTGAATATCCCCTTGCCGTAGTCGTTTTCACAGCGGTAATAAGGAGGGTCTATATAGAAGAACGTCGTTGGCCGATCGAACCTGGCGATCACATAACCATAGGGCTTGTTCTCAATATATGCCCGCGCGAGGCGGAGATGGACAGCGGATAACTCCTCCTCAATCCGAAGCAGGTTGAAGTTAGATCTCCTGAGTGGTGAGATCGAGAATGACGGGCTCGTTATTTTGGCGGCAAAGCCGGTCTTCAGCAGGAAGTAAAACCGTGCCGCGCGCTGGATATCCGTGAGGACGTCCGGAGGCGTCTGCTTGAACCGCTCGAACTCCTCACGCGATACGAGGATCCAGCGGAAATAGCGGATAAACTCATCAAGGTGATGCTTTACGACCCGGTAGAGCGTAACAAGGTCAGCATTGATGTCGTTGATGATCTCTACTTCCGACTCTTCTTTTTTGAAAAACAACCACGATGCGCCTGCAAAAACCTCGCAGTAACCGGTATGCTCGGGGATCATCGAGACAATCCTGTTTGCGAGCTTTGACTTCCCTCCCAAATACGACAAAAAGCTGTTCATTTGCGCCTCCCCATAATTAGGTTGAACCAAAGGGAAGCCCCTGATATAATCGCCTCGCCCTGTACAGGGTGCGGGCGGCATCGGGGCAACCCGACTGTCACGTTGATAGCGTGATTGGTTTGGGGAGGTGTAAACTCCTCTGACTGTCGCCCGTTCTATGGTGTTATCTTTTTAACTCCTTGTACTTTTAATATGTGGCAAATGGCAAGCGCTACTTGTTCAGACTGCACTGACGCTTCATTTCTCATACTCTCGATGGCCGCAGCCGCCTGGCGGGTCTCTTTGCTGTTCTCGATCAGGAGCGTTGGTAGCCACTTCATCGCGCAATCCTTGAGATCGAGGTCCGCGCCGCTCTGCGGGTCCTTGCCGCGCACATGGATGAACCACTCGCACTCCTCACCCCAACAAGCGGCTTTTATTTTAGGACATTTTTTCTTAATCTCTTTCATCAGGTGTCTCCTTAATCCTTGGTTGCGATGATTATGTCGCAGTATTTTAGATTTGGGATAGTGAATGAACCGGATGCGGAATTTGTATGCGTATGCCCATTCCCGCTCCCGACGTCTGATGTGTTATACGCAGTCAGACCTGAAGGGTTGGTGAAATAAGCACCTGTTCCTTGTGGGACAGATGCAGATGATCCATGATGTTGTTCCGTATGATGATGTGTTGGCATTTCTGCTATGGTTAACATGTGATTATTAACTGTCACCGAAACCCCAACCGCCTGCGTATTATTAAACACCGCGGAAAACCCCGCCGCACCTCCCGTTGCCACGCTCCCCGTGACAACCCGCAGTGCAGCATCGTTATAGGCGGCGCTGGTTTCTTTTGTCCAGCCCGTGGGCGCAGCGGTCTGCTGAAACAGCATCCGCGTGCCCGCCACGAATTGGCTTGATCCGGTGACATCGATCGCGGCCCAGGTGGCGCCGTTGTATGCCTCAAACCGCTTTGTAGCGCTGTTATATCTGACGCAGTCCGTCGGGAGGTTCGCGCCCGCCCCGTTCATTTTCGCGAGCGTTGCAAACATCTCGCGGATCTCGGTCATAAACCCCAGTTTGGTGCTGGATGAACTTGGTTTGTTAAAATCGCCTTCTGCCATGATGAAACCTCCTTTTCAGAACTAACCCTAATATCCTGTTATTGGGCAACTCCATTCGCCGGTGGTTAATGCTCCGGTGAGGTCATAAAAATAAATTCGAACACTTGCTATATAGACCGTGGTGTTTATGGGCGGCGCGCCGGACAGTGCCGGTGACACGGTGAGATCGTCGGTTGAGATATTCGTAATCTGCACTACTTCCGGTCCGGTGATCAGATCTACCTTAATCCAATCGTCCACGAGAAAGCGCGCTCCCTGACCGGCGGTCAATTTTACATGGGTTGTGGTGCATGCGGCATCACAGGTGGAAACCGCATCTACATAGACATATATCGGGAGGCGGGGAGGCGCTCCCTTAACGGCCGGGGTAGCCGACTTAATGTCCGAAAACATTTTGTTGAATTTGAATACACTTCCTAATGATGCATTGGTAATAATGCCGCTACCTGAATCGTTCTGCAACTTGACAGAGAGCGTTACGTTTAAGCTGTTGAGCGCGACAATGTCCGCAGCTGTGCCCGCAAAGGCAAGATGGATCTTTGTGTATCTAAAATTATTAACGAACAGTTTCCATGCCCCGGTATAGGTTATCCAATCGACATTGTTCACGGACACGGATACTATCGGCGTGATTGCAACCGAACCTTTAAAATCGACCTTATCAACATCAACGGAGATCATGGTGCCGGGCACGGTAACTCCCGCATCATACGTCTGCTCATAAAATGCCGAGGTGTGCATGGGTTCAATAACATACCCGCCCATATTGATAAAATCCTGCATGGTGGTAATCGAATACGCGGTACAAAAACGATCCCAGCTCGGGGCTGAGCTTAAATTTCCACCCCTCCAGTTGTCAATTGCGGGGTTCCCGATGTATACAAACACCCCAGGAGACCCGCTGGAAAGGGAAGTGTCGATCTCTTCCCGCAGGATGATATTGTTGCGCTTTACCCGCAGAACGGTCCCCTCGGCTTCAAACCGGATAACATCCGAGGCCTGGAGCGGTGGAGACAGACTGATGCTGCTGCCGATGGTGGAACGGGCTCCGGCGACATATTTAAAGAGTTGTACACCATTTAATGATACTGTTAGTCCGTACAGGTTTAAGACGCTTCCGGAGGTAATACAACGCAACATCAACGATCCATAGTCTGTGACCGCTGACGTGAATTCCGCAAACTGATCATTGAAAAATGAACCTCCGGACCAATATGCGCCGTCGTTGACGCCAATGGTTGTCACACATTGATTCGAAACGATTTTTAATGCGTGGGCGCCGGGGGCCGTGGTCCAGTTCCCCGCGAGCGGGTTTTCATCCGCACGGTTGAAATCATCACTGACTCTGTCCTCTGTTTGGACGCATGCATAGGTTGTTTTATCACTGCTGTCATAGTATAACCCGGAGGAAATGGGGCTTTCAAAAGCATCCATCCATTGAGAAGTTAATTCAAAATCCGGAGGCTCGCTTACCGTCGCCGTGACGCTATTCGGCGTGCCGAGCAGATCGTTTGTGTCAATGGCGGTAATCCAGTATTTATATGTGCCCGAGGTCATTTCAAACCAGGTGAAAAACGTGCCGGTGAGCGTGCCAAGGAGTTCCGATGTTGCGTATACATCGCCCTTCCGGACCTCATATTCCTTTATCGGAAATGTGCCCGGCACTCCGGTCCACTGGAGCAGCACAAAATTGTCGATGATCTGCTGGGTGAGGCCAGTTACCGGGGGGGCGCCGTTGATGACCAGGACGGCCTCGCTCGCGGTGGCGCTTTCAAGTCCGCTGGTGTCGAATGCTTTGATCCAAAAATGGATAGTCCCGGATTGTGTCGGCTTCCAATCCCAGCTATTTTGAGCGAGGTTATTAACGATCAATGTTCCGGCATCCCAGGACGCTCCGAACCGGACCTGATAGCCCTGCCGATCGCCGTCCGGGATATTGGTCCAGCCGAGATGAATCAGCATGTCGCTTTGCTGTGCGGTGAAATTCTGGACGATCGACGGCGGATCGAGTTTTCCGAGGGTGAGGATGCTGAGTTGCGGGGCGTTCTGGATCTTTTGTTTGAGGCCCGCCGTATTCACCGTGACGGCGGCGACAATGTAGGTTTTGCCCGTTTCCACGTTTGCTATTCTGTAATGTCCGTAGGATTTTCCCGAGAAAATCCACCCGCCGCCGTTGTTCCACCAGATTTCAGCATACGAGAACAGGGCCGATCCGGGATCGGTGAAGTAAACGTCAATCACATCCTCAAGCGTGCCGTCCACCCGCGCAATGACCAGTTCATCAAGCAGAAAGTCATCCACGGCCGGAAGCGGATCGAGGCTGTCATAGTTCGGAGTCGGCAATGCCGGCTGAAGGTTGTCCGTGTTGTAGATCGAGGCATTGTATTCCACCCCCGTGATGGTGCATTGCAGATCGCGCGTCTTGCGGATGCCGAGCACTCGATACGGTTTTGTGACGGTTGCAGTCTCGCCGAACGCATAAGGATCATATTGTGCAGGCGCCGTGCCGAAGGGCGTGGAGACGGACAATACGGTGTAAGTGCCCGGTGCGTTTGTGACGGACCGGATGACAATAGAGTCATCGCTCATTCTCACCCAGAGAGAATAGGCGTTTCCGACCGAGAGCGTCACCTCGCGATCAATGGTCACTTCCGTGGTTGTGGCGGATATAATGCGACCGCCGACTGATCCGGCTGTCGGGATGTCATGTTGGACGCTGACAACGTCGCCGGGTTCGCAGACTATGGCATCAATGTCCGCGCCCCACTCTGCCGAGGAGAGGAGGTATTGATTGCAGGCGAGGCGGTACCGCGCGTGACGCCAGGCCTCCGAGGGCTTGGTGACGCCGAAAAGCTGCAGGCGGGCAGGGCTCGCGCCGCCGGGGTCCACATCCGGGTTGACGATGGAAAATTCGTCGCGATCGTAGCCCTTCGCCGAATTGATATATTCGATCGTCATCTCCGAGGCCCGATCGGCCAAGGGCATGAAAGATTCCTTAAACTGGTTTTTGTTGATATTCCCGACGGTGAAGAGCTGCACGGGATCGGACGGTTTGTCGATTGCAATGGTTAGATTTATCCCGCGCCAGATGAGGACCGCGCGGCCGATCTCGCAGACCCGATGCGCGGCCTCCCACATATTCCCGGCAGAATCAAAACCGCCGTTGAAGGTAATGCGCTTCTCCGTGCCTCCATAACCGTCAGGAACAAGATCGTCACACCAGGCGGCCCATTCCAAAAACTTTGCAAGATCGATCCTGGACGGATCCATGCCATCGTAGCGGACCACGGCGAGGTTATTGTCAAATACCGGTTGTGTCAGAATATCGAACGTCACCCAGGCAGGGTTGCTCGTGACATCGACGGACCAGGTGGACCCGTTCCAGATGCGGCAGTATTTGCCGTCGGTGAGGCAGGAGAAGCGAAAGGATGCAGACAATTTATCCGTGGCAATGGCGGTTAGGCCTACCAACGCCTGGCGGGGATAAATGAATCCATCATAAACAATCTCTCGTATGGCGGTAACGTACATTGCTTCGCCGTATCGTGGGTCATTTTTAGTAACCGTGAGATTCTCTATTTTAATTTCATAAATCCCTTTGGTTTGGATGCTCGGAAGCGTGAATTTCTTCCTAATGGGCTTTAACGCTGCCGCAATAAAAGGATAAAACGTGCTGAGGGTATTCACTGCGGCTTCTGAATCATTAACCCAGCGCCACCGCATCGGTGTTTCGTTTACATAGTCTCCATCCATGTCGACATATTCAATCGCTCCCTCGATGTGGTCATTTCTCCCGCTTGTTCCACGCGTTTTTTCAAACCAGTAGCTCGCCCCTGTTTGGGTATTTATCGCCCATTTACCCAGACTCCAAAAGCCGGCCGGAATATTCGAGTTGGCCGGGCCGTCAGTCGCATTGGTTATATAGGTCCAGGGAGTTGTCCCCTGCTTTCTGATGGAAATTTTTACCTGCACAAACGAACTATCCAGACCCCCGGAGTTATTCATGTACCACAATCCATTTGGGAAAAGCACCTCAACTTCGAGAGCGTCAAAATTTGATCCGGGGGTAACGTAGGTATACGGAGAAGTACTCTCAACATGGATGTTCAGAGTGTATTCTGTTTTTGTATTGTTAAATGAATGAATGACATCCTGATTAAGATATCCCAGTCTTACTTCGGGAACAACCTTGTACAAACCTGAATCTTGATCGTTTATTTTGAAGGTATTTAAGCTTTTCTGGGGTCCGATGCCCATGGATAGCAGAACACTTAATTTTGACGTTACATTGTCATCGCTGTCGGTGAATGCGCCTAAAATATTTCCATAGAGCTTATTTACCCCATAGAACCCTGGGATGGGGACTCCCTGGCGCTGGATGGTCTGCGGGTTCCAGGAGTAGAGCTGAGAACCGTCCATCAGCCCGCTGCCGAGGGTCGGAAGCTCCGGCCGCGGAGGAGGCAGGAGTGCGTTGACAGCCATGCCGCCGACCACGGATAGCCCTATCCCGGCAACAAGGTACCATCCACCGAGATTCATC harbors:
- a CDS encoding DEAD/DEAH box helicase, whose protein sequence is MSNKKELLDAIAKVEALFSKLDSEREQALSRLNALKQQLAVLEAAYADQSIPYATRTPQEKVSLFRSLFRGREDIFPKLWTSRAGKKGYSPACSNDWISVTCGKTHKPPVKCSECSNRKFLPVTDQVITDHLQGRHVIGVYPMLPDDTCWFLAADFDKDTWMDDVRAFRETCQSMSIPVAVERSRSGNGAHAWFFFTEPVPAATARTMGCYLITVTMSRRHQLSMESYDRLFPSQDTLTKGGFGNLIALPFQQEPRQKGNTVFLDENFTPFEDQWAYLASLGRLSSDVLRRIATEAIWQGDVLGVPRDVAEDGDDHSPWNRPASKKIPKKKISGNFPSETHGVFAQRLFIEKKDLPSTFLTRIKRLASFQNPMFYEKQNLRLSTARIPRVISCFEELPEHIAVPRGCIDDVRELFSEHGVKLLLEDKRVVSDHLLFVFQGTLREPQQEAINEILKYDNGVLSAPPGFGKTVIGAYLTASRGCSTLVLVHRKELLDQWIARLSLFLGIDPKEIGKIGSGKNKPNGKLDVAMIQSLVRKDEVSDLVANYGQVIVDECHHLPAVSFERVLNEVKARYVVGLTATPYRRDGHQPIIHMQCGPVRFSVHPKSQEARTQFKHQLICRTTEFTMENPDAAIQDIFANLVNDKKRNALILADVKQALKDGRFPVLLTERKEHLDILADGLRDDVKHLIVLSGRLSAKGRRETMARLAAIPEGEVRLIAATGRYLGEGFDDPHLDTLILAMPFSWKGTIVQYAGRIHREHPGKHEVRVYDYIDANVPKLLRMHKKRLRGFRDIGYTLD
- a CDS encoding PIN domain-containing protein, with amino-acid sequence MSDAIKKKATTLEEFGFDSLDAMHLACAESGGVEYFITCDDTFVRKAKKERNAVSLSVCSPLEFLVEEVFKNA
- a CDS encoding DUF167 domain-containing protein; this encodes MSLKKSLPRNKGPEPPVTVSIRIQPRASKNEIVTMDSGGLKIRLTAPPVDGAANEALVKFLATTLSIPKSNVEIVSGHTSRKKIVRISGISDSEVKRLLNSEEE
- a CDS encoding DivIVA domain-containing protein encodes the protein MTNEIRVTPIDIQQKRFHVVFRGYERTEVEMFLDLVRDEMETLLREVTELRDFRQDYDQRLRELNEREEIVKNTLLMTQKLMENQKESARSAADVIIKEAEVRRLQLLNNAQDEKAKLDVDIQELKRRKHHFLQDIKKIIEMHREMVTFEEAGVVTEEKPAQE
- a CDS encoding Dam family site-specific DNA-(adenine-N6)-methyltransferase, producing the protein MNSFLSYLGGKSKLANRIVSMIPEHTGYCEVFAGASWLFFKKEESEVEIINDINADLVTLYRVVKHHLDEFIRYFRWILVSREEFERFKQTPPDVLTDIQRAARFYFLLKTGFAAKITSPSFSISPLRRSNFNLLRIEEELSAVHLRLARAYIENKPYGYVIARFDRPTTFFYIDPPYYRCENDYGKGIFSRDDFEKLRDLLRTVKGKFIMSINDVPEIRALYKEFRIQSVTTQYSAGKTGAKKGMRELLIMNFKPRAR